The following are from one region of the Candidatus Bathyarchaeia archaeon genome:
- a CDS encoding nitroreductase/quinone reductase family protein has translation MKSEAILAKLKKEKEIELTVRGRKSGKSLPRPVWFVLRGSDVLLLPVTGTDSQWYKNIVRNPQVKIRADRQTFEGKLSVLTEKRQVNEVIELFNTKYGASDIKKYYPNPNVATALRLG, from the coding sequence TTGAAATCGGAAGCCATACTCGCCAAGTTGAAGAAAGAGAAGGAGATAGAGCTGACCGTTAGGGGTAGAAAGAGTGGGAAGTCTCTTCCTCGTCCCGTTTGGTTCGTCCTAAGGGGATCTGATGTGTTGCTACTCCCTGTTACGGGTACAGATTCGCAATGGTACAAGAACATAGTCCGGAACCCCCAGGTGAAGATCCGCGCGGACCGACAGACCTTCGAGGGCAAACTTTCAGTGCTAACCGAGAAAAGACAGGTTAACGAAGTCATCGAGTTGTTTAACACGAAGTACGGAGCTTCCGACATCAAGAAATACTATCCGAATCCGAACGTAGCCACTGCCCTACGACTCGGTTGA
- a CDS encoding DedA family protein, translated as MEPKGFERPLFRGWQSTLSLNVTIFNIALNLLSQWSYTGVFFLMTLEGATLPVPSEVVLPLTGFLVYQGRLEFWAAVAAATLGSLVGTIVDFGIGYYLGRSAVLRYGKKIKLSERHLLIAERWFAKHGSAAVLLARFVPLLRTLIAFPAGVAKMRIGRFLAFSTVGIVIWDIILIYLGVLAGQNYASIVSSLDATLPLIGYAALGGIVLALLFLLRRSRKEENPNTGTFAT; from the coding sequence ATGGAGCCTAAAGGATTTGAAAGGCCCCTGTTTCGCGGATGGCAGAGCACTTTGAGCCTGAACGTCACGATATTCAATATCGCCCTGAACTTGCTCTCTCAATGGAGCTATACGGGAGTATTCTTTCTAATGACACTTGAGGGCGCAACGCTTCCAGTTCCCAGCGAGGTCGTTCTACCGCTGACCGGCTTCCTGGTATACCAAGGCCGCCTCGAGTTTTGGGCCGCCGTTGCCGCAGCGACTCTCGGAAGCCTCGTAGGAACAATAGTCGACTTTGGGATTGGATACTATCTGGGCAGATCTGCCGTACTCCGGTACGGGAAGAAGATCAAGCTAAGCGAACGACATCTCTTGATAGCTGAGAGATGGTTCGCGAAACACGGTAGCGCGGCGGTCTTACTTGCAAGATTTGTCCCACTTCTTCGAACGCTCATAGCGTTCCCAGCTGGCGTGGCCAAGATGAGAATCGGCCGATTCCTAGCGTTCTCGACGGTCGGCATAGTCATATGGGATATCATCCTCATCTATCTAGGTGTTCTCGCGGGCCAGAATTATGCTTCAATTGTTAGCAGTTTGGATGCGACTCTGCCTTTGATTGGTTACGCAGCCCTAGGGGGAATCGTTCTGGCCCTGTTGTTTCTCCTGAGAAGAAGCCGCAAAGAGGAGAATCCGAACACAGGCACTTTCGCAACCTAG